agagaggaaggggaagacaaagaggggaagagaaagacagatacctgcagacctgcttcaccgcctgtgaagcgactcccctgcaggtgggaagctgttggctcaaaccgggaccctcatgccagtccttgcgctttgcgccacctgtgcttaacccactgcgcaaccacccgactcccttatttatcatttttaaatgatAAGATGCTTTTGagagggactaggcagtggtgcactggcttaagtgcacatagtgcaaagtgcagggacgagCACAAGGATTccactttgagcccccggctccccactggcaggagggtcacttcacaagcaggcaagcagtgaagcagatctgaaggtatcttctgtctttcttttgctctctatcttccccgtctctctcaatttctctcaatcccacccagcaacaacaacaaaaaatggctgccaggagcagtgtattcctagtgcaggcaccaagccacagcaacaatcctgaaggtaaaaaaaaatcttgaaatacagtgtggggccgggtggtggtgtacctggttgaactcacatgttacaatgtgcaaggacttgggttcgagcccccattcctcatctgcagggggatgctttgcaagtggtaaagcagtgctgcaggtatctctgtctctctccttctctatcattcccttccctcttgatttctagctgtctctatctaataaattaattaaaatatttttgagagagtcggacgatagcacagcaggttaagtggacatggcagaaagcacaatgaccggtgttaaggatcccggtccgagcccctggctccccacccgcaggggagtcgcttcacaagtggtgaagcaggtctgcaggtgtctatctttctctccccctctctgtcttttcctcctctctccatttttctctgtcctatccaacaacaaatgtcatcagtaacaacaataactacaacaataaaaaacaagggcaacaaaagggaaaaataaaatataaaaaaaattttaactatatatatttttgaaaaaagcATATGGTGCaggtatttaattaattaattttttaattagacacatatctagaaggaaggggagaaaaaaagatgcctgcaggtggagatggaagATAAATCTTTAGGGGGGAGTTTGAttatagctcagtgggttaagcacacggtgcaaagcgcaaggaccggcttaaggatcccagttcgagcccccggctccccacctgcaggggagtcgcttcacaggcggtgaagcaggtctgtaggtgtctttctctccctttctctatcttcccctcctctctccatttctctctgtcctatctaacgatgacatcaataacaacaacaataataactacaacaataaaataagggcaataaaatggaataaatcaataaatattttttaaaaaggtaaatctttagggggcaggtggtagcatacacattacagtgcacaaggatgcaggctcacgcccctggtccccacctacagggataaagcgtcacaagtggtgaagcagtgctgcaggtaccattctgtctcttcctctgcccccccaatttctctgtctaataataagtaaatatatatatattttttataccagagcactgatcagctctggtttatggtggtgcaggggactgaacctgggactttggagccttaggcttgagtctgtttgaataaccattatgctatctactcctgccctgtaaataatatatttttttaaatctttaaaaagataagaaacttggagtaggaaaaaaaaaaaaaaaccctcagcagTTTTCTGCTTTTGTCCACATGTCCCATTGATCACTCCTATTCTGTTCTTTTCCCACCTTGGATGGCAGCCTGGAGATGCCCAAAGATGAACTGCCAACCCACAACTGCATTAAACACCTGCGCTCAGTGGTCCAGCAGCAGCAGACGCGGATTGCAGAGCTGGAGAAGACCTCAGCTGAACACAAGCACCAACTGGCGGAGCAGGTAGGGCCCAAAATGTCATGGAGAGCTTGTCCCCATGCAAGTGCCTTTGGCTTGACAGGGAGTAAGATTGTTGTGCTTTTCACAGTCCTTCATCCCATCAGTGCCATTctcctaatgttttttttttttaattaaaaatttttttttcattttttaaaaatttatttctttattattggatagagacagagagaaattgagaggagagggagagagagacacctgcagtcctgcttaccactcatgaagctttccccctgcaggtggggactaggggcttgaacctgggtccttgtgcactgtaatgcgtgcgcttaaccaggtgcgccacctcctggcccctctcctAACGTTTAGCAAATGACTGCGTGAAGGTGTGCTGCTGACACTGGACAGTCACATCCCTGTTTTCATGATGCATAGACTGGCTCCACAGAGCTCTCGTCACCCTCATTCTTAGATAATCTTTTATCCTTTGCTGTCTGCCTTGTCCTGTtccagtttctctttttcttctacaGAAGCGAGATATCCAGCTGCTAAAGGCTTACATGCGTGCAATCCGCAGTGTCAACCCCAACCTTCAGAACCTGGAGGAGACAATTGAATACAACGAGATCCTAGAGTGGGTGTCATTCAAGACATGGAAACCCTCACTTTATGTGCTGCCACTGAGTCCTGAAGAGAGGTTGTGGCAGAGGGAATAATAGGAAGGCTGGGTTGAGCCACTGCTTTTTAGATGCTTTGGTAGAGAGGATAATCTTCAGCCCCAATACAGGAGCCCACATTCATTTGCGTGGGTGAGAGAGGAAGTTCACCCAGGCTTCAAATAATCAGTGCCCATCATTTACAAAGTCCTTCACTAAGGGATGTGAAGTGATAGCAGGGCCAAGAACAAATGGAATTTATTGAACCTGTCGAAGTAATTTTCAGTAAAGGAGAGAGAATTACTAATCAAGGAAGGGTATAAAAATGCACTTaaaaaagagggaagggtgggcggtagtgcagcaggttaagcacacatgatgcaaagcggaaggacgggcgtaaggattccatttcaagcccccgctccccacctgcaggggggtcacttgacaagtggtgaagcaggtctgcaggtgtctgtctttctctccccctctctgtcttcccctcctctctccatttctctctgtcctatccaatgacgacatcaataataataataactacaacaataaaacaagggcaacaaaagagaataaataattttttttaattccattaaGATAAAGAAAAGCTACTGTAGAGAAGGGGATGAGCTGAATTGACCATCTCCACCCCCTCCTCACAGGTGGGTGAACTCCCTACAGCCAGCAAGAGTGACCCGTTGGGGAGGAATGATCTCAACCCCAGATGCCGTGCTCCAGGCTGTAATCAAGCGCTCCTTGGTGGAGAGTGGCTGTCCTGCCTCAATTGTCAACGAGCTGATCGAAAATGCCCATGAGCGGAGCTGGCCCCAGGGGTTGGCCACACTAGAGACAAGACAGATGAACCGGCGCTACTATGAGAACTACGTGGCCAAACGCATCCCTGGCAAGCAGGCTGTGGTTGTGATGGCCTGTGAGAACCAGCACATGGGTGATGACATGGTGCAGGAACCGGGGCTTGTCATGATCTTTGCACATGGCGTGGAAGAGATATAAGAAATCTCAGTGGGCTATCAGGAAGAGGTGGAAATCAGAAAATCCTATCACTCCAGCAGCTGGGCCAGGTCCTCCCCATTATCCTTAATATTGTGGCTTACACTGAGGCTACATAGCGCCCTATTCTTCTGGCATTGAAGGGCCCTGGGCCTTTCAGGTGGGAATCCTAGATTCCTTCCCTTTTTGCCGAATTTCTTCCTGGGATGTCTAAATTTGCAACCTGGTTGGGAGAGACCCACCCCACACTGTTCCGTGTTTCCCTGCCCAGTCCCTGTTTTCAGAAAGCACAAACATACTCATTTTCTATGGAGGATTAGGGTTGAATGAGGaatctctgtttcctcctccaaAACCAGGGAGTCAGATCAGGCAGCTCTGTTGTCTCTTAAGGGCAGCTGACATCCTAAAGAAATTGTGAGGGTGGAGCCAAAATGCTAGAAATAAATAGGGAAGCCAGTAATTGGCCCTCACTGAAGACCCTTAGGGGGAGACTGGACTTCTGTGCCAAGCAATACCCTATGTAGCTCACCTCACAGATGCAGGTTCCCATTGGACCTGCAGGTATGCAGGTTGGGATGCTGAAATTCTAGATGAGCTCTTTTCTACCCTTTACTCACAATTCGGGAATGATGGTGAAGGCAGCGGGCTAGTCTTGTCGGGATTGACATGCTCTGCAAGAAGTAGAGCTGGCTTTGGCTAAAATTGGGTAGGCACTGCCTCTCATAGCATGGGCCAGAATAATTCCATagacccctcccctcccagccctGAGATTGTAGCTGGTTATTTTTGATCATTGCCTTTGGTCATTGTTGTTTGTtatatccttccttccctcccacatgattttgttttttatttttttgtgtagAGTGGCCTGGATACGGCTGTTCTACTTTTCCAGCCCGGCCATATTGTTGGCAATTTaacttattttcacttttttatttttaagaaatgaaagagaaaaaaaaaacttaaaaagacttttctttttgcTGTTCCTACTGTGGGGACATGGACAGGGTGGGACAGGGATGGattctgttttgtattttttccttttcagcaCAACCTCTGGCTTTAATATTAGGAAGGGCCAAGGGATCCTTAGCTGAATTTCCGATGTCTGCCCCAGCCTTGCATAACTGCATCTGAGAAGAAGAGCTTCCTCTGTTCCAGTGATGGGCCAGCACCAGAGAACTTAGCTCCTTTCCAGGGTCTCATCATAAAACCTTGGCCTCAAAGCCTCACCAGGCAAAATAGGGTAGAACTACTCTCCAGTACAGTGCACTCTGCTCACATAACACCTCCTAAGGGGCCCAACTCCCTTTCAGACTACCTGATTCCTTGATGGCTAGTGTAAATGAGACTAAGAAGGGctgggatggtgggtgtggttATTTGAATACACAGGTGAGGATGAGGTTGAAGCGAGGTCATCATATAATAGCTTCTAGCTTGAGAGTTTCATTCCAGGCCAGATTGTCTGGTAGTTGGGTCATAACTCCATTGGGATTAGGATAGAGAATAACAGCTTGAGGGGACTAAGGGACAGTCATACCTTTGATCCCTAGGACATTGTGCTCAGGAATTTTAAGACGCTGCTATATCCAGTCTGATTACTGCATTTCTTCTGCTCCCCTCTGCCCCTGCCTTTCTTTACCAAGGCCTATATCCTGTTGTCGCCCTCAAAGGGAGCCAGGAAGCACAGTTGAGGCTTCCCTACCCTTCGCACTCGTGACTCTGCAGGTTGCTGGTTGTCCTATGTGCTGTTCCACGGTGTTGACTGCACTAATAATAAACCTTTTACTCAACTAAATTCTTAATTCACTATTACTCTTCTTATGAAGGCTTCTCCTCTGGCCTtaattcccttttcttccttgctTTGTGACCTCCCCTTGTGTGAGAACTAACCCTCTGTCCTAGGAGATGTCTGTCAGCCTCACATGCCTTCTTTATCTTTGACCCAAATCCTGTATCTTATATGTCCTCTGGAGTTTGGGGAGATTCTGCAGAAGGCACATATACACTGTTCTACCTTCTAGAATCCCCTCTGCTTTCAGGAATTGGATTCTCTCACAGGCCAGGTAGCCAGCCTCCATCCCCCACTGTCTCCTAACCAAGGAAGTAAACGTATTGAAGAGAATATGGAACTCAACTGTGGCTaaacccttatttattttttaaaggtttatttacttCATGAGAGACCTGAGCGTAGCTGTAGcttatgtgatgctggagatcaaactgacTGGAGTAATCATACTGTGGTTTCTATGCTACCCTCCctctgtactcttttttttttttttaaaggagaacaaGAAACATTTAAGTGAAAGCATAGATCAACAAAGTTAAACACTCCAAAGGGATCACAATAAGTTGTCCCATATAGGATTCAGTTGTCTATCTGAAATAGACTTctcagtgggctggggagatagcacaaaagTCTTCTTAGAGCATTGAAACCcctgcaatgacaaaaataaaataaaaatctagagagtcgggcagtagcacagtgggttaagcgcaggtggtgcaaagacctgcataaggatcccggtttgagccctcgcctttccacctgcaggggagtcgcttcacaggcacggaaagcaggtgtctctctctccccctctgtcttcccctcctctctccatttctctctgtcctatccaacaacgacatcaatagcgacaacaacaataaatccaacaataaaacaagagcaacaaaagggaataaatatttaaaaaaatctaagaatGTAGATGGTGGGCTGGGAGTGGGAGATGACTTAAGCAGATAAAGCCttgaactctaaagcatgaggtcccaagtttgacccctGGTGATGTATGTGctggaatgatgttctggttctccctccctctgtcctggGACTCAGTGCAGACACTATGAAGCCATAGTTCCTGGCagtcctttttccattttattcccatttcatttgatagaatttgaaggatgagggagagaaaggcacctggagatgtgcttcaccacttgtgcaggatTCCCATAACAGGTAGGGAGACAgagcttgaacaagggtccttgcacacagtgctattgtacttaaccaggtcattttatttatttataagaaagataggaggagagagagagagaaccagaaatcactctggtacatgtgctgctagggattgaactcaggacctcatgcttgagagtccaatgctttatccactgtgtcacctcccggaccactacatactatttttaaaccagagcactgctcagctctggcttatagtggtgccagcaACTAACTAAAGCTGAGatttcaaaacctcaggcatgaaaaccaatctttaaataaaaaaacagtatagctagtgcaaggactggcagaaggatcccggttaaggcccccagctccccacctgcaggggattcgcttcacaagcggtaaagcaggtctgcaggtgtctgtctttccccttctctgtcttcccctcctctctccatttctctctgtcctatccaacaacaacaacaatagtaactacaacagtaaaaagaaacaagagcaacaaaagggaataagtcattaaaaaaaaacagtatagttgaagagctagggagatagtataatggttatgcaaaagactcaggaTTTATGCtctgatgccccaggttcaaatcctaccCTAACTTCACCAAAACACAGGGCTCAGTAGtgagctgataaaaaaaaaaaaatgtagtggcatatagttggctattaagagacagaagaaaatgTGAGACGGCAGTAAGAGGCTGCCAATGGCTAAGGAGGCGGCTTAGCAGTAGCACTCATGCCTTACACttgtgaggccctggcttccgTCCTTGATGCCAAAATGAAAACATCACTTAACTTTGATAGatgctgaagcagtgctttggtgtgtcATAAAATACTGACCTGGGAGATACCTCACCTGgcacagcacttttttttttcccctaccagagcactcactgctcagtctGGCtgcgggtgtggggggtgggtgtgggggggtgtgggggggtgtaaggggggttgggggggactgaaccctggactttggagcctcaggcctgagagtcctttgcataaccattatgctgtctgcccctgTACAGCacacttttatttttgcctccagggttattgttggtgttaggtgcctgcattacaaacccactgctcctagaggttattttttcccctcgtttttgtt
This portion of the Erinaceus europaeus chromosome 7, mEriEur2.1, whole genome shotgun sequence genome encodes:
- the RNF41 gene encoding E3 ubiquitin-protein ligase NRDP1 isoform X1, whose protein sequence is MGYDVTRFQGDVDEDLICPICSGVLEEPVQAPHCEHAFCNACITQWFSQQQTCPVDRSVVTVAHLRPVPRIMRNMLSKLQIACDNAVFGCSAVVRLDNLMSHLSDCEHNPKRPVTCEQGCGLEMPKDELPTHNCIKHLRSVVQQQQTRIAELEKTSAEHKHQLAEQKRDIQLLKAYMRAIRSVNPNLQNLEETIEYNEILEWVNSLQPARVTRWGGMISTPDAVLQAVIKRSLVESGCPASIVNELIENAHERSWPQGLATLETRQMNRRYYENYVAKRIPGKQAVVVMACENQHMGDDMVQEPGLVMIFAHGVEEI
- the RNF41 gene encoding E3 ubiquitin-protein ligase NRDP1 isoform X2, yielding MRNMLSKLQIACDNAVFGCSAVVRLDNLMSHLSDCEHNPKRPVTCEQGCGLEMPKDELPTHNCIKHLRSVVQQQQTRIAELEKTSAEHKHQLAEQKRDIQLLKAYMRAIRSVNPNLQNLEETIEYNEILEWVNSLQPARVTRWGGMISTPDAVLQAVIKRSLVESGCPASIVNELIENAHERSWPQGLATLETRQMNRRYYENYVAKRIPGKQAVVVMACENQHMGDDMVQEPGLVMIFAHGVEEI